The sequence aatatttgaatatttgattgtttttattttatttttattttttgccatCAAATGATTAGGGGCTTATTTTTAGCATCACATAACGCAAGAAAGGGGAAAACTCTGCATTGGATAGAACAGTTTAGGAGGTGCATTGTTGCACTGTCGTGTGGAGCATGGTTGTCCCGTGCATCTATGACGCCTTTGcttgaacaaatcattttatATAATGGCtggactagacctgtgcgccgccgcgccacgccgccgccgccggtggttttactcgcgccgccgccgccgacgattttgggtcggcgcgccgccgatcataattttgccacgccgatgactaatcgtaataaaaaaaatcaattaacttaagtcgagtcgagccaACACGAGACACTGCAAACGACCTAataattgaggtcgaaatacgtatctgtgaagaaaaacagcgtggtagagttaattggattagtactaaactagtcttacgacagttcataaatgttgttaagatggctctcgtcaaaattcaatttaaaatcttaaattaatatgttggttgattagtttgagagtttgaatgaggctttgtctagtataataatacataaattgttaaattgatctttggaatgcgttAAGCCAACGCCTCATTCAGTCGAGCACCTAaacttgtaggtgactcgcaaaatggATTTGTTGTGGTTCATAAGCTTTTGTGTGGCCTgatacatgcccaaagcgtCCCCATTCTTAAAGGATCTGGCATTGGTGCAGGTAAATTATTTCAGTTTAGAAATTTCAAGTTAAGTTGTACATTAGTTATtttgacaatatttatttttttatttatttaaatcaacttatttgatcagttttcttttttttagatTCGTGCTATTAGACTAGTTGGCTTATAGGGCAAACTgatttagaaaaatatttaaatcccaACTGTGAATGCTTTACCAATTTTTTGTTCCAACTCCCGagtaagtaatttatattttgaaatcaatttctgaataaaaCAAAACCACTTGCCAAAcatcagcaaagcaaatattgctGTGCAAATATTACGAGCATCACTTCAAAACGCTTCTTTTTCATTCACAGCTATGTAACCCAGAACTGGGTCATTGTCGCCTCGCTACatagtatttagtcaaattatttagttaaaactgtaaaattatttaatactgtTTTGTAAAAGCCTTATTCGAAGTAGGTATCGTttaaacattcatttatgagttccttcgaaaaatactccagaaattagttcggaaatatcgaaaaaatcggaaatttatttgataattcctccaaatattcctccaaaaagtttcttttaaaaatccttagaagattatttagaaattagaaatttgggtattcctttggagattccttacaaaattccttaagaattttcattacggatttcttaAGAAAACTTAAGAAAAtactttacgaatttcttttggaaattgcttaaggaatgctttcggattttgttacATTCTCCTTCAGAGACTCCTTGaataattcctttggaagtttctttagcaattcctgcggaaaattcctttaaacatTTGATTcgtttttttgagaatttcttcagaatttttttgaggatttcttcggaaatttttcgttttgaaattgtttcggcaattatttcatgaatcgctggaaaaaaatcttctagatatccataaggaattcattcaaaatttgcctaaggaatttcttcaaaacttcttccagcaattcctttaaaacattctctgggaattcttccggaacttcctgcaggaatttcttcgaaaatgctTTCATCTTTCCGAAAGTCTTTTGGTGTTTGatgtttatttttggattttttttcgaaaattcaataagtaacatcgcaaacaacttcattttcaataaatttcaaaggtTTTCTTGGGAGatctaatgaaaaaaaatctagagaaatctccaaaggaaatctcggaggtttttcgaataatcttttaaagaagtccttctaggaatatccgaaggaattctgggcggtattttttttattatttgagaaataaaattctgaaagagttcccaaataaatttttggaggcgtttttgtagaaatttgtgTTGGGTTTAAAGAGAACCTGAATAGATTTTCGGAAATgaatcctaaaggaactttaAAAGAGcttttgaaggtaaaatacttccctaaagaattcgtataggaatttctagagaaatccataaaggtattttggatgaattttatgatggaatttccgaaggaattctcagaagaaattacgaagaaattcccaatagaatttcaaagaaaatgcctactggtatttctgatgtaattcctagatttcttcaagaattcctttggagtgtttcccagtaatttattcgcaatttcctacagatattcctttgaagattcgtacaggaattccctaggaaatttcctcaaaaagttctacaaaaactcctccgaaaacgaattccagaaaattcttcggaaattctttcggatattccgttccgttcttttggaattttctttgaaaatttcgtaggaaattgctttaggaatttcttcataaaatcctttaggaattcttgcgTAATtacaaattctttcggatataccttccgaaaatccttcgcaaatttattttgaaacatagacggattttttttagaattttctctaaaaattccttcagaaatttattcacagatttcttcggaaatatgtttagtctttgcttaggaatttcctcggaaaatcatatggaggattattttaggaattcctccgattgttttttagaaaaaaaaaagttggaaatttttaagaaattcctctaggggttccttagcaagttctttgacatcttttcctgaaattcccataggaactaccttaagtaattccttgggaatttctacgggtaaAAATTAAGGTAATAGTAAAGattctttggtaactttaggaagaagTTCTTGGTCATTTCCCTAAGTAATTCCgtcacaacattctccatttattttcatttttttgggaatctcttcagaaattcactcaaagaaatttcttcggaaattgcttttgggaactattcggaaattcttctaggaattccctagaacatttttccgaaatttactgaaaaggttctttctgatttttctgcgggaattccttcggttccctaatgtaaactatttttgaagtcggtgCTTCTGGGCAAAATTATGAAATACCTATACATATAATAAGCAAGGCCTGCGTGCTCAAACCTTTGTTTCTTATGACGAATAAACGAGTTTACTTTTAGCAAGCAAACAAGCTAGTTCGGTTTTGTATAtccttggtgtgatttgtgAGAAGTCCGTCGTGGGATCAAAAGTGAAGTTGGCCAAGTTCGGACGAAGTATTTTTACactaagttctttcgaaaattccttcaaaaattttgccAGAAATGTCTTTTTAAACTCTATTCGCTATTCCCTCGGAAAgtcctttctgaaccccttcgaagattttttcagcaatttgttttaggatttttttttcggaaactatttcattccttaataaatttctaaatgaaattctgaatgaatattctatggttttacctgtggttttactaaaggaatttacCAACGAGAGCCTTAatggttttttgaaaaaatgcctatatgagtttccggaaatttttttatagggttttacaaaggaatttctaatgacactttttttgtcatatttaaccaacttttgaggaaaatattcaatttggtaggTCATCGTGCCCCAGTCTTATTCAGCAAGagctcattttagttatgttgatcatctattgagatttgtgcatacaaTAATGCGAGGTGGGGAGTGAACTGTCCAAtgtggttgtcattagtggattCCATCGTGAATGTTCTTTCAGGATCTAAGGGTCACAGCAGGCGAGCGaactgcaaattctctaaatatactagatatgCAGCCGCTCAAACATTGCCAAAtgtatatgtaactcaaagaatagtagggtaaccgtacccttaggaggtagcaccaatagtggaggtagtggggttttaatgagatttatcatatttatacacgttacgatggtttcagttgatgcgttgtgctttaaatatcctgttaaatgcaacttatcttaagatttcgcttgaaaaactattgaaaacaatgattttccttagcaaaattgactcccttgcacctatagtggtgcaactgtaccaatagtggcaagtctcataagaaaccaatgcaatggatagcaccactatgggaaccaaaattaatttttaccgccactaaaggaacagtgtacccatagtggtgcaagcaatatttggtaattgttgatgttgaatgacatctatctcatttttgttagcaaatttattagtttttctatTGAATAAGATATTAAACCTTTAAATTtgccataattatcaatttttaaaaatattttcttttgtggttgtactaatacctccactattggtaccgttatcCTAGTTGgagtttttctgaaatttagataccgtgcaaactcaaacttcggacgcttaagcacttccTGTTATAAAATCATCCTGTTTACTGACATTTTAAGTCACACCGTTTAAATCATCATTGCAATCAATAAGTAtagtattcatctttgaactaCGTATTAAATATGTGCAATATATTACGAAGAAtatttgcaatttatgaaaatgtccggcatctgtttgattcaaacctcggacaccggcggggttggatttatatttcggacacaaataTTCAAACTTCGACACGTGATTACACAGTATCGGGaagaataaattaaaacaattcgCACTGCACAGCTCAGACTGTCTTAATAAATTCGATGCATAGTTTCAACATGTCTTTTGTCTTCGTGTAgaatgtaactatactaaaacaagctaaacctattattcttccatttacttccactattaacagtaaatggaagaataatagtcttttaaccttgtagcatttcccctaagacgctctaaaaataattaatcaagcTAAACCTATTAGTCCTTCCGATCCAGCTTGACGAAACatatcgatgaaatatttcagaaaatttcccataggggaagaggccccaaaacgccccctgaggcaaaacgccttttatggttaccctcatatttaccgtcattaagatgtccgtaacaaaactagatctaaaattatgtaggctaggcgaaaaaagtttcaaaatggcgtatgggaaggtcggaaaaaccgaaaatttccacattttgaagaaacatctaacattttggcgaggcaaaacgccctagtggcaataacctacaatgtacttgcgtctccatgcactatccctaccagaatgctgattcgccgacgcgtggtgctttgttccctaggaggtgccagctaaaaggcgttttgcctcatgagttttccggcaacagaatatcaccacttttttgaaatatgaatattatcaatatgattgagaattttgacaatttttgaatggcattaactagctatcttgtttaactggtgcataatgtaaaaatattcatgaatagcgttacaaataagacaataaagcggtgtttgcttagctatggcatattgcccccccttcccatacgaattgaagcgtccgaagtttgagtgtgtccgaaatttgattttcCACGGTATATTGAGAAGTGAATTGactggagtttatcaaaatcctgaattaagaaaacttttggaaaaaataatatatactattttattattctctgattttgatgaatcaaaatttaacaacgactaatttaatatatatatttaatattattaacaaattagtcgttgttaaattttgattcatcaaaatcagagaataataaaatagttttaatttaaataacattttgagatccggtacttattagtgtcgctggtaatttacaatggaatgtgctgtttgatgatcgatcgaatattacaattttaatccactgaagtcgatttttatacgaACAATTcgtaccgtgtgaatcaaaaccgcgtaaattcaaaaaatccgcgttaaaattgatttttttagccattaattttttcatccacgcctgttcacgccgccgccgccgccgctgataaaagccaacggcgcgccgccgtgacgccgccgccgccggggcaaaagtgaccactacgccgccgccgccgattatatgaccggcgcacaggtctaggctGGACATGTTAATAATTAATTCTAGTTCTCAAATCTTTTGGTAGATACTTCCGGAGGCTGTCAAGGTGGTGGATTTGTTTCCCCACCCCTCCTGCTCCCtccttttctattttatgtttCCAAACTTAAACCAACGTGATCATACTAATCCCAAACTGCACGTACCTCTATCATATCAATCTACATAGCTTCTTCGACAATCACCAGAAAACGGATTTCAATCATTTCCCTTCTACCATAAGTATAAATCATCTGAAAAGTTTCTAAGCTATAACAAACTCTATCGTAGCGATCCCGAACTGTCTGAACATCTATCATGTACATAAACACAACTGTTTCTATCTTTACATACAATTATCTAATAAATAGGTTCCATAGCAGTCGCTAGAACCGGAAGCGGTAAACAAGCCACTCCACACTCTCCTCCTCTATCTTCTATTCTCTCACAAGTTTACtaccctgaaactgaactgtttcGGACCCCTTATGGGTCTGAAGCAGAGGACGGGACGCTCGAGCCTACCAGTCAGTGGATGGAAAGGTCCGTTGTGATAAAGGGTTTATCACAAGCCTCGGATAACCTGGAATAAGTTTTCCACGAGTCGAGTTCACATTGTTTTCATGAGTTTTATATATTAATCGTCACGTTGGAAATTTAAGCCAGCAGTGTAAACGTATTGCCTAGTGTCATACAACGTAGATTGGCCACGGCCCGGGGATACGTTGAGTATAGAATAACAAGAagaatattattcaatatttctgaactgtttaagtttaaacaaacattcttttgagtttaatacaatgtaaacattatgatttattgttgtttttgttgaatCATTGTTTTATAAAGGGAAGATGAACGCAAATCGAAGAAAAAGTAAATCGTGTAAGAAAGAATCCTGTGTAACATTGTATTTATGCCATTAGGTAAAACTGTAGAAAGCGGCAACTAGTCGAGGGTCACCAATataatattataaataatatcTCGTTTTAGTGACTTGATATCACCATATGAATTTACGGAAATGGTTTTCCGAGAGTTCCACAATGGTGCCGACGGAGACATCTCTGCCGCTCACTTAAAGATGTATAACGGTGTAGAATGGAGGTTTACGGTTGAGAAAACGGATGTGATTCTTATCAAGCCTTGTACAGTCGACCCTCAAATGAAGAATGTTCCGCATCAGCTGATGGTAATGTTTCCTCACAAGAACTATGACAAGACGATATATCGAACAATAGAACTGGTAGAGGGCCAATACAACACAATTGACctttattcttcatttctcGTGGACGAAGGATTTTGCGATGAAATTAACGGCGATTTGATGATGAAGATTGGAATTCGATGTACAAATGTGTTTTCTGACCTGCAAATATTGGAGCATCAGATTAGGTAAGTAAAGTTATAGAcaagttattatttttcaaaatatttatgaatttaaCTTTCAGCGAATACCTTGTTATGCACTTTCATCCAAAATTAAGCGTATTTCAAAATGTGGATGTGTTGGAATCCAAAGAAATTACAGATGATAAGAATAGACAGTGGTATCTAAGGGTTAAAGTGGTTTCAAACAAGTTTGGAGCTTATATCTGTTTGCGCGAAACATCTGATGTTTATTGCGACTTCTTTATCGAATTGATACACCGCAATCCAGCTAAGAATATTAAGAGAATctcaaaaaatcaacattttcaaaCAAGTGGTTGGGGCTGGATCCCATTCATCATGTTCGACACAGTAAACAACGACTGCGACTTTCATCCTGATGGCGATTTGCATTTCCGGTTTGGAGTACGGCCCTTAGTCAACCCCGATGCATCAGAAAATGAATAATTTTGTCCGTTCGAACTCGCAGTCAAGGAAGATGTTAGATTTACTCTTTGTCTTAAATACTACCATATTGAATTATTTCTCTAAAAAGAATACGATAAGGGAGCACAAAGTTTTATGATTCATAAAAGTGAGTGTAATATTTTTTAGTTTATtggataataaataattaaataaccaTACCGTTTTTTTAAACTACATTGGTgccacataacatatgtgtaactcgggtagcaaaagttgtacccttataacagattgaatgtcagaaaaatatattaagctcgtttagtggaatgtattaaaccgtctaagacgaattaagtactgtccatttaattccaccagttaattttcgttatctttgcagatacgtatttcgaccacaactgtggtcttcagtgtcttgtacttgactcgacttagtcgagtcgagtcaagtacaagacactgaagacgaccacacagttgtggtcgaaatacgtatctgcaaagataacgaaaattaactggtggaattaaatggacagtacttaattcgtcttagattgaatgtgttatacggaacatcgaaacgtcaaaAGATATGGTATAACAGTATTGAATTAGCAAGGGGTCGCGTGATTTTTACTGTTTATCTGATAATTATTCACACCAAAATTAGCcagatatttttttagattacaacgtggttgaataaaattgaataaatagtactaaactcgtcttatgacaggtaaagACAATCCACAAAAAaggcttaataattttcttattgttttaCAGTTTTGTAACCCAATTCTTCCATATTGATGGTTCAAAGTGGTGACGGTGATGTAAATAATATctctgaataataaaaattaaatcgtatccgcataactcgaaaacggctggatggatttccttcattccttcagcagattcgTTGTCGTTTCCGACGGGCTTATATGATatatcctcatgcgaaaataatgagattcgtatggaaattttgcatgggctgTTCACAACGCACACTTTTGCCTACTTTGCTGtagaacgtctgccgggtcgactagttggtAATTAAATTAACCGATCTTGAGGAAAGGCAGCTCGTTTTGTATTCGTTGATCTTGATGTTGCCGTTTACCGGGCACTGTAAATCAGAAAAGTAAGCAGCAATGCAACTCTAAACAGTAAACcattgcaagccgaatatacattgCACTTGCCACTAGTTCATGCGTACTTTATTGACATTTTGGAGAAGGTTCGGGTAGCACAGGTTCGTCTTAGTTAATGATTTGGTAAAGTGGCAGGAGAAAGCAATTGACGGAATTCTAATAATGTAGGAAACTatctttttgtttatttacagTTCTAGCAATTACTGCTAGAATATCGAGAAGGAGATATAGGATATAAAAGGAAACGATATGGCgcatgaggcagaagcggtaacaATATGGCTTCCAAGTCCACTAGAcacagaagaagatgaagaagacgCACGTTATTGAGCCAAATCCTTTCTTTCTGCATAACCATACGAAAAATGTCAAATAAAAGAATCGAACTTCGTTGCCTCAAATAGTTAACATAGACCATTAGTTCATTGAATACAAAAatgattacagtcaaacctccatgagtcgatgttctatgactcgatgtcggaacatggaaacaaattatgccatatgaaaacaatattttctgggttactgtgatagTCCCTCCGAAGAGCTTACCaattattttctattccacatctcgatatttccatgaatcGACTGTTCCTTTCAATATCAACTCATGAAGGTCAGTCAAATCATATGATTattagaaaattaaatattaacaTAATTATACGATTAAACTTTTGAAACTCTGTAATTaactatgaaatattttgaacataAAACTTCGATTTATTATACTACAGTAACACCAAACTTTTGAATTATGTATTACAATATTGGTTCACAATATCAGTGTTTTGCTGTTTGAACAATAAATGTAATCAATGTTTCCCCTTATCGGTATAAATTTGGAAACGTTATTACCAGAATATGATCAAGCAATTTGTCAAGTTATTCAAACTAAGGTAATGCTTAGTTAAAGCGTATTAAGTAAATTAgtgttgaaaaagcttttagattctcaaaatgttcagaaacatCGTTGATATTACAGTTCATTGTTATTCCAAACTAAAAACGTCTCGTAACGCCGTCCCGCGAGTTTGCTTTCGTATACTTGGTTAATGATTTAGGTTAGAGGATttacatatattcaacattgcaGTCTATACGGTAtaaagtattaacaagaatggcatctagtcaataataaaactttagttttgaaaactgtttggtttttttctcatttcatttCGCAACTCATTTTTGCAACTTGTAAACCAACATTGGTGTCTCCCTCGCTATCCTTTTGAAAAGGCCGAAAACTGCATATTTAAAGATTAGTTTCTAATGTAGAACAGTTTTAAACGACATCTTAATtaacactttttgaaaaaacttcaattttcttcaattcatacACAAACTTATTGAACCAGTTTTAGGATCATTTCATTTTCGATACTAGCAATCGGTAGGAAAAAGATATTGTTATAAAATCGCCTGAAAATAGCTGTGTTAGATAAAGAAAATGTCGATATTGATTTTATATATTGTCCATTGTTGTGAGAAGCGCAGAAGAGAtttgttttcggatattatctccCATTTCTCGATAATGTTTAAAATATATGCATGCTAAAACTGGATTTCTCCACACATCGGTTGTCTATCCTGACCTTTGTATTCTTTGAAACAAAGTGttctaattttctgatcatatggtatttgtttacatttgagaatgacagaacgatgttcccgaCGCTCGTTATAAGGTTTTACATCGAAtaaacataacctcaaaaactcaATCGAATGAACTCAATTTGACATTTATCGGTGGTAGGTTCATGAGGTTCATCCTATCTCCCGCAGCAAGCGGATGAACCTTTGTTTATATACAAACCACCGATACCTGTCAAATATGGCAGAAATTCACCAGGACGCAGCCGCACACTGGTTCAAAggcccccaaaacgtgcgttttttagttttcgacctgaaaacttcattttagagtcatgatgtcttcagaaaagTTGAAGGATGTCgtttgggctttcttttgataagaaaacatcaatgatctatccaccttaaaGGGCGgtgtgagataaaaaaatacacagatgtacaaaagcagtggcTGTCCTCTGCAATGTcataaagaatgtgaattggagcatcttttctgaagacaccaTTTTGAAATAACGGTTTTGTAACGAgttagagcacgttttgtatgaatgacccccaaaaatcatattttgagcataactttttagaAAATGATATAAGCAGTATGGTTTGTTCTAGAAAattgtgcataatgacaaaaacatgtttgtctagaagactactttgatctatcttgaaacctgtcaaagttattgagaaatcttaagaaaaaatagtcaattttcacatcaaaacaccatgaaaagcggcaagaggcTGCAcgccaaacagccaccatctgaaagatgTGGTTTTGAGCTACCGAATGCATATTGTTTTGTGTTGTTCCACCGTGTTCCACTATTATTTTGAATCAACCTAAAAAAGTCCCTAATGTATTTTCAgtataattgggttgtttagcacagaacaatatgatttttttaatggttTAACATAAAAAGCATGGTTTTCTGATCTCCTCTGATCTGAtgatttattttgtttgtaaatctttAATTCACATTTTTGTATAGCAAACAATAAACCATTTCATtcgatagaatgacagttggcccatgcagcataagaacaaatttttagtcccatttAAACTCAaaaagcaaattaaaaatagtttcggggctccaaaaattctgaaaaattggggttagacTCATTTTTTTaagcagattcagaatatgtttaAACATATACACCCCCAAACAACCCAATTGTTACgttatttattgttatttattgCAAGGTTACAATATCGACAAATGACAGTCAGTAGTCTTAAATGTGGCTGTTTCGTCTTCATGGAGATTGTTACTTTGCTACGATGGAGATTGTTACTAtacgtaacagttgtactgaaaaacgtacatgAGGGACTTttttgagttgattcaaaataatAGTGGAACACGGCGGAACAacacaaaacattgtgcattcggtagcttaaatccgaatctttcagatggtggctgtttggcttaccgcctcttgccgcttttATGGTgttttgatgtgaaaattgactattttttctaaagattcctcaataactttgacaggtttcaagatagatcaaagtagtcttctagacaaacatgttttttgtcattatgcacaa comes from Armigeres subalbatus isolate Guangzhou_Male chromosome 2, GZ_Asu_2, whole genome shotgun sequence and encodes:
- the LOC134211415 gene encoding uncharacterized protein LOC134211415 is translated as MSLDVSPVCSSCGKYTVLSISCTKCLQICCTACFNVLVSAMVKADVDVALLADRVCRKCNENRMNNSAINSENGTDAANVDRSEICDLHGKERTLYCLNCSTSICGDCMSLGEPHDFHRVDNLVAVYFDKASKVVDKLRSAKKLNDDLHVGSAIYRKNLEFIEKEEADMLEEIEAIAQNSRLDVSRITTARKEILHQKLKVPVTNSALLEDMWNTAKQMSPYRLLGLLPEFEANCDKLLAQNVAITVQQFDDIHCDLISPYEFTEMVFREFHNGADGDISAAHLKMYNGVEWRFTVEKTDVILIKPCTVDPQMKNVPHQLMVMFPHKNYDKTIYRTIELVEGQYNTIDLYSSFLVDEGFCDEINGDLMMKIGIRCTNVFSDLQILEHQISEYLVMHFHPKLSVFQNVDVLESKEITDDKNRQWYLRVKVVSNKFGAYICLRETSDVYCDFFIELIHRNPAKNIKRISKNQHFQTSGWGWIPFIMFDTVNNDCDFHPDGDLHFRFGVRPLVNPDASENE